The following coding sequences lie in one Phalacrocorax aristotelis chromosome 4, bGulAri2.1, whole genome shotgun sequence genomic window:
- the GPR78 gene encoding G-protein coupled receptor 78 produces the protein MDLAGVLLALLLVLVLVVSLLSNLLVLLCFVYSTEIRKQVAGVFLVNLSFCNLLLTVLNMPFTLLGILRNQQPLGDCVCKAVGFLETFLTSNTMLSMAALSIDKWIAVVFPLSYTSKMRYKDAVILMGYSWLHSLTFPLVSLFYSWVDYSSVYASCTLHLKEETERRRFTVFTIVFHSTSFMLSLVILCFTYLKVLKVARFHCKRIDIITMQTLVLLVDIHPSVKQRCLNEQKRRRQRATKKISIFIGSFVICFGPYIITRLIELLPFVTINYYWGIISKCLTYSKAASDPFVYSLLRQQYKKVLINIVNRMLKRDLYPSSGYNSSLDTENDYYLHRTN, from the exons ATGGACTTGGCAGGCGTGCTGCTGGCGTTGCTCCTCGTGCTGGTGCTGGTTGTCTCCCTGCTCTCCAACCTCCTGGTGCTGCTATGCTTCGTCTACAGTACGGAGATCCGCAAGCAGGTCGCCGGGGTTTTCCTGGTGAACTTGTCCTTTTGCAACCTGCTCCTCACCGTCCTGAACATGCCTTTTACCCTGCTGGGGATCCTGAGGAACCAGCAACCCCTCGGGGACTGCGTCTGCAAAGCCGTGGGTTTCCTGGAAACTTTCCTGACTTCCAACACGATGCTGAGCATGGCAGCGCTCAGCATCGACAAATGGATTGCCGTGGTGTTCCCGTTAAGCTACACCAGCAAGATGCGGTATAAGGACGCTGTGATACTGATGGGCTACTCGTGGCTCCACTCCCTCACGTTCCCCTTGGTGTCCTTGTTTTATTCGTGGGTAGATTACAGCAGCGTTTATGCCTCTTGCACCTTGCACCTGAAGGAAGAGACGGAGCGGAGAAGGTTTACGGTGTTCACCATCGTCTTTCACTCCACCAGTTTCATGCTGTCGCTGGTGATCTTGTGTTTCACCTATTTAAAGGTGTTGAAAGTTGCCCGGTTCCACTGCAAGCGGATAGACATTATTACCATGCAGACTCTGGTTTTGCTGGTGGATATCCACCCCAG TGTGAAGCAGCGCTGTCTTAACGAGCAGAAACGGAGGCGGCAGCGGGCTACCaagaaaatcagtatttttataGGGTCGTTCGTGATCTGTTTTGGTCCTTACATTATCACCAG GTTGATAGAGCTCCTTCCTTTTGTTACCATAAATTACTACTGGGGAATTATAAGCAAGTGCCTCACCTACAGTAAGGCTGCATCAGATCCATTTGTTTACTCACTTTTACGTCAGCAGTACAAAAAAGTTCTGATCAACATCGTCAATAGGATGCTTAAGAGGGACCTGTATCCGTCATCGGGGTACAACAGCTCTCTCGACACTGAAAACGATTACTACTTGCACAGAACAAACTAA